The DNA region TTGTGGTGACAGCTATTGCACAGAGCCTAGAAATTAAAAGGGAACTATCAGGGGAATTTTCAATTGTTTTTTCCTCCCTGCTCCCCTGATTTGTTGCTTTTAAAAATAGCCACAGCGACACACCACATAGCACAAAACAGAGCGCTGTATTTACTTTCATTGTGGCAGGACTACCAAGGAAGCCACGCTTAAGAACTTCAACGCCAAGACACCAACCAACTAGTATCAAGCTGCCAACAAAAACAGCGATCGCACTCGCAACTTTTGCGACAAGTGAATTTGTAAGGATTTTAGATATATCTTGCAGCCGCAAGCGGTTAATATTTAACATCGATTGTTCTCTAACCGCATCTGTTTAGCGTGGTAAACTTATCTATTTCTTACGGTTTAACCATTTCTATCATTTGTATTGTATGTTTGTCCTTGACTTGCTTATCATCTACCTCTATGCATATTTTTTATTGCACAATTTAGAGTAGGAAATAATGGTGGTTAAACTGGGGATTGGGGACTAGGGACTGGGAACTGCGAAAAATCCTTCCTAATAGCTAATCGCTAATTTTTAATATCTAATTCCAATGCCCAATGCCCAATCCCCAATCCGTATTTCAAAATTGCAGAGAATGTCGCTTACCATCATCCTGGAAACGTTGCTCTCCAACCCCAACAAGTTCTACAATTACTTCACGCAGTGGAGGTGTCCATTCTCCCACTCTTGCTCCAATTTCAACTACTGTTTGATTAGATTCAGCAAATACGCTGATAGTTGATAGCGAAAACTTTTTATCTTGATACTCATTTGTCTGTCCATCATCTTCAAATAGCTGATATTCGTTATTACCAGGCCAAATCCGTAATCGGATCTCGTCTAATGGGGCTTGATCAACGTATTGCTTGACAGGTTGCATGGGAACGATCGCACCACCACGGACATACAGTGGCATTCTTTCAAGCGGTGCATGAGCAAGAATGTGAATCGGGCCTTCGTAGCGATCGCCACTCCACCAATCATACCAAGTGCCAGCAGGTAAGTAGACAGCTCGATGCTCAACTCCAGGGCGGTAAATTGGTGCAGCCATCAACGATGCACCTAGTAATACTTGATCGTAGAGGCTATAGGTTTTCAGATCATTGGGGAAGTGGTATAATAAGGGTCTTAAAATCGGTGCGCCTGTCGTTGCCGCTTCCCAGAAAAGACTATAAATATAGGGAAGTAATTGGTAACGTAGATTAATGTATTCTCGACAGATATTTTCAACGCGATCGCCAAATACCCAAGGTTCATGACGAGCAGTAGACATTGCCGAATGACCGCGCATCAATGGGTAAAGCATTCCTACCTGCATCCACCGAGCGAATAATTCAGCTGTGGCGTTACCAGCAAATCCGCCAATATCGCAACCCACAAACCCCACACCCGAAAGTCCCATATTGCAAAGCATCGGCAGAGACATTTCTAAATGCTCCCACAACGATTGGTTATCTCCCATCCACACAGAAGACCAGCGTTGCACACCAGCATAACCTGATCGCGTTAACACAAATGATCGCTCTGAACCTCGATGCCGTTCCAACCCTTCATAGCAAGCTTTAGCCATCATCAACCCATACAAATTATGCACTTCTGTATGAGTCACATCAATTTTAGATTGGTTCTCCTCCTCTTTCCCTGCTCCCTCATCTCCCCCCTGCGGTGCATCTAGGGGAAACCAAATCTTTTCACCATCATCGCCGAAAGGGCGATCGTTTATAGCAGGTTCATTCATATCATTCCAAATCCCTGCCACACCAACATCAGTTAAACTTTTGTGTAAATCAGCCCACCAGTTAGACACATCAGGACGCAAAAAATCAGGAAAAACAGCTTTATCAGGCCAAACGTAGCCGTGGAACAACTCGCCATCAGGTTTCCGCACAAAATAGTCGTTTTCTAAGCCTTGGTCAAAAACATGATAATTACCTTCTGGTTCATACTTCACACCAGGATCAATAATTGTGACTGTTTTGAAACCATCCTGTGCTAAATCACTAATAAGTTTTGCTGGGTTAGAGAAGCGTTGAGGACTCCAAGTAAATACCCGAAAACCCCGCATATAGTCAATATCCAAGTGAATAACATCACAGGGAATGCGACGCTGACGGAATTCTTGCGCTAGTTCCCGCACAACGGTTTCTGATTCATAACTCCAACGACATTGATGATAACCTAGCGCCCATTTTGGCGGTAATGGCATTCTCCCAGTTAACTGAGTGTAAGTCTCCAGAATTTTGGCAGGTTCGGGGCCATAGATAATGTAATAATCCAACTCACCGCCACGAGTTTCCATCTTCCAAATACCTGGTTGTTCAGCACCGATATCGAATTGACTCCAAAAAGTAGTGTTGAAAAAGATGCCATAGCCTAACTCTGGGCGCAAAGCCATAAAAAATGGAATTGCTTGGTACATTTCATCAGTCAGTGCATCATAATCTAAGGCATCCGTTGTCCAGTTGGTTTTTACTTCGCTGAGTTTATCCAAAAAGCCTGTGCGTTCACCAAAACCATAGAAATGTTCATCGGCTACAATTTCTTTCCAACCTGCAACTGCACCCATCCGCCAACCTATACCCATCTCTGCATCTTGGGCAAAAGGGCGATTAGCTTTGTCGAAACAGACGATGCGGCACTTTTCTCGCTGGATGCACACACGAATCTGTGCTGTTTCAATTTCTACCGTTGCTTCATTTTCTTGCACCGTAAAAGGTGTTGTTGCCCATTCTGCATCATCTAGCGTTACTGCCCAAGACCGACGAGGCATAAATTCCCCAGTTGGTGCAAAACGCACGCGGAGTAAATTGGGCGCAAGTACGCTGATAGTAAGGCGTGAGTCGCCACAGTCAAAATTAATAATATTATTGTCGGAGGTTACAGCTTTTATATTGCTAACAGTTGTCCAAGGTTGGTTAGTAGTGGGTAGTTTTCCGAAATATTGCGGCATATTAGTTATTTAGCAGATAAACACTTGTCCGCATTCATGATTACAGAGATATCCAGCCTCAAACTCTTTCTTTCGCTAGAGGTTGGGTAAAAGATTAGCAGATATTTTTTAACAGAGAGTGATTTTCGTGTGTGGTAATACCAATTTGAAAATAAGAATCCGACAAATAGACCATTTGTAGAGACGCGATTCATCGCGTCTTTACCCAAGGATGTGTTGCAATAATCAATTGAAACGGTATAAAAACAGAATTTTATTAATTCGTAGCAAATTAAATTTGCCAATACCCTGCAATGCCAATGCATCACCTTACAATACTAATGCGTAGGCATCTATATATCCTGTGGTCGCTCGTTTAATGACTTTAATGCATCTAGACTGCAACGCAAACGCGGCTTGTCAGGGTCAGTCAAATCTAACTTATCCCAAGGTACTGTATAACCACCGTGGATTTTGTGCGCCCCCAATAGATGCAAAATTCCTAACCCAATTGTCCAAGCAGATAACCGTTCTAACACCGCAGCATAACCGACAAGATATTCCTTAACAATCCATTCTTCGCCTTGTTGTTCGGCGCGTACTTCCTCAATGCGTCCGACGGCTTTACCAGTTGAGTCTAATACTGGTTTACCGAGCAGCAACTCTAGATGAATTTCACGAGTTGTCATGATCCTCCCCCTGGAATTCGTGCGATGATGCGATCGCGCAGCCATTTTTCATACTCTAAAGCTGGTGTTGCTTCAGCTTCAACATCCACTTCCAATACGGTTCGGTTAAAGGGCAAAGGGAAAAGGGGAAAGGTTTTCAATACATCCTTTACCCTTTACCCCTTACCCTTTCCCCAGACCACAAGGAAAGTGAAAAATGCTTATCCGAACCGTATTGCCTACGCACCTACATCTAGAAACCCACCAATACTGGTAACAATCCCAAGAGCGATTTCCAAAATTTTATTCATTAATTTGCTTTGCTACTTTTTTTCAGCTTATTTAGCGATCGTTCTTCTGCTGCTAATTCTTCGAGTTTTTGCTGTACCTTTAAACGATTTTTTCTCCTACAGCCCTGGACATTTCTTCTGTTTTATTTGCTAAGTGTATAACTTCAGCTAATAGTAGTGATTTATCATGTTCTGTTACATCTTTAGATAACTTTATTTTGTCTATTTTATCTTTTTCTTTTCGCAGTTCCTCAGTGGATTTTTTCAATGTTTGTTCAGCATATTTATTTGGTACAATATTGCGTATCCAAGCATCACCAATCATATTTTCTGTTGCTACCCAAGAAGATATATTTTGTGTTTCTTTGTCCATATCTTCTACAGAACTTTTACCACTGCAAGAGGCTAACAATGTCAGTATTAATAAACCATTAATTATAGATCCTAATTTACCAGGCTCTAGCATTTATAGGCTCTCCATAGCCAACACAGATATGTTTTTGTTTTCACTTTGGCAACAGTGTACATCTATCTAACGAAACATTTTGTAAAAAATTATTTCAAAATTTATTGTATTAATGGAAATCCACTTCAAAAATGATGATATCACTTTCACCTCTAGGAAATTATGACTGTTCTAAGGTTAAAGGTTTTACAAAATACTCTAAATCTTTTTGAGTTATACAAATATTTGGCAATTCCATCCTCCATAAAGCATATTTTTATGTCTATCATGATGCAGATACGTTATTTACAATTAATAGTCTAGGCTTATAAAATAACAAGCTGGAATACACATCTTAGCTTGGTTGTAGGAAGGTTGAAAGACATATAAAGGCACAACCATAGAAGGGAAAATATTGCAATATTTTTCCTTCTAATTTCTCATAACTCTTACCTTCATAACCTTCTTTCCAGCGAATTAAGTTAGGCTTAAGACTCTAAAGAAATATGCAAAACGACTCTGGTAAAACTATTTCTATTTGGATGACAACGGCAGAAATCCCAGAGCAACCCGTGCTTACCGAAAATACTCATGCAGATGTGTGCATTGTCGGTGCTGGGATAGCGGGGATGTCAACTGCCTATATGTTAATCCGCGCAGGTAAATCAGTAGTCGTGCTGGATGATGGCCCTATTGGTGGCGGTCAAACTGCAAGAACAACAGCACACGTATCGAATGTGCTGAGTTATCGTTACTACGAACTAGAGCAAATGCACGGTAAAGAGGGCGCAAAACTAGTTGCTCAAAGTCATACAACAGCAATTAATACTATAGAGGCGATCGCTACCCAAGAAAACATTAACTGTGATTTTGAGCGACTTGATGGCTATCTTTTTCCGCCAGACTTAAAATCAATAGACGAGATTCAGCACGAGTTAGAAGCAGCACACCGCGTTGGACTAACTAATGTTGAAATGGTGAAGAAAGCGCCATTGACTAGCTTTGATACAGGAGTGTGTCTACGCTTTCCCCAACAAGGGCAATTTGATCCATTAAAATATCTAGCTGGACTTACAGAAGCCATAGAACGGCGTGGCGGTAGAATTTATACGGGGACGCACGTAGAAAAAATCCAAGGTGGTTTACCCGCCCGTGTCGAGACAAGCAGTGGTAAGGTTGTCACAGCCGATGCTGTGGTAGTAGCAACCAACTCACCCATCAGTAACTTAGCTACTATGCACTTCAAGCAGGCTCCATACATCACTTTTGTCATCGGTGCAAAAGTGCCTCGTGGTTCTGTTCCCAAAGCGCTTTATTGGGATACCCTTGACCCCTACCATTACGTAAGATTACAAAGTATTGACGAACAATATGATGTATTAATTGTTGGTGGCGAAGACCACAAAACCGGACAAGCTGACGATGCCGATGCTCGCTATACCAGACTCCAAACATGGACGCGAGAACGTTTCCCAATGGCACAGGAGGTTTTATTTCGCTGGTCGGGACAGGTAATGAATTCTGATGATGGTATTGCCTACATTGGCAAAAACCCCTTTGATAAGGAAAACGTTTACATCGTTACAGGTGATACAGGCATAGGAATGACCCACGGTGCGATCGCGGGGATACTATTAACTGACTTGATTTTAGGGCGAAATAATAGCTGGGCAGAACTTTATGACCCATCGCGTGTGAAAATTGGTGGAGTCGGTGATTTTATCTCTGAAAATCTCAACGTTGCTGCTCAGTATTTAAAGTGGGTGACACCAGGCGATGTTGATTCCGTTGAAAAAGTTGCTCCCGGTACAGGTGCAGTAGTGCTAAGTGGTTTGACAAAAGTCGCAGCTTACCGAGATGAAAACGGCACACTGCACGAACATTCAGCAATCTGTACTCACCTCAACTGTATCGTCGCCTGGAATTCCTCAGAAAAAACCTGGGATTGCCCATGTCATGGTTCGCGGTTTGATACACAAGGAAAGGTAATCAACGGCCCAGCAATTAATGGACTGACACCAGTGGAAAACAAGTAAAAAGTGGAGAGTATAGCTTCCTTGCAGAACGGTGAGATGAATTGAGGCAAGCAACAGAAGCAGGGGGAGAATTTTGGAAGTTGCTAAATTATCCCGCAACTATGCAAGGCCAAATTTCCATATTCAGTGATAATGTCCGCATAAATAATTTGCTGACCACAGTCATTCATTATACGCTACCCCTCAATCCCTGTCGAAGAGCCGGGAGGAGAGACAAAGCATAGCTTTGGCGGGGTGGGGTTCTTCAAGTTTAAGAAGCAATCAAGCGGACATGATAAAAGAGGTCAAATATTCATAAATGTTTTATTGAGTGGGTAAACAGCCCACTTTTTTATTGTCAATCTCGTAAATATAGGGGAACTTCTTGTTCTCGGTTATGGTCACTTGATACCACCTTAAACACTAAGCAGGTTCCCATTGTAACCCAACAAGCGTGGACATAGCCCAACGCACGCATCCCAGCCCTTTATGTCTATGTAACTTACCCTAACTCTTCGACATAGCGCCGTTCGTATCTAAAGGTGCTTACACTTACTATTATCCATTACTATAGGAATCCGATTTGATTTCTGAATCACTCGTAGAGGTAAGGGACTGGGAATTGGGGACTGGGGACTAGGAAGAAGGAATAAAGGTGTACTGAGTTTTGTTCAAAAATCAAATATGAGTCCTATAGCTTCTCTTCAATTGTCTTTATATATACAATAATTATAATTTCTTAGTCAATTTAACGCAGACTTAAAATACTTTCAAATCCAGACTATGGATGTTTACTCATGGAAAAAATTCGCACTAATCAACCAAATATTAGCATAATTTTTTATATATCCACTAAAAGTTGATGATAGCTATATCAAACGGCACATTAAAGATTTTTGCGACCAAAACCCTATATACTAAATTAGACTTTGATAAATTTGAGAGTTTTGTTAATTGCAACACCAAAAACTATTAATTTTTAGATGAAATACTAGCGTATCTTATAGTCTATAGTTTTTAAAGTTTAGTCAAAACTATATCCAGTATCATCAAAAAACTGCAAACTTCATGTGGTGCAAAAATCAATCGGGGAGTGAAAACATGAATTTACGTAGAGATGCATTGCAAATCCTCAAAGAAACTAGCCGAACTTTTTATATCCCAATTAGTCTTTTACCGCCAGAATTACAAGAAGCAGTAGCATCAGCATATTTGTGTATGCGTGCCATTGATGAAATAGAAGATCATCCCGAATTAGATAACGCTACTAAAGCAAAGCTGTTAAGAACGATTAGCCTGACATTACAGGCAGGGGTTGATGGCTTCCCGGTAGATGCTTTCTTTGCGGGATTTAGTGGGTATGAGAATACCTTAGAAGAAGTCACAGTAAGGATTAGAGAATGGTCGATACTAGCGCCAGAGACCATTGCGCCTCGAATTTGGGATGCCACTGCTGCAATGGCAGACCGGATGGCTTACTGGGCAGAAAGAAACTGGAAAATTTATACAGAATCTGATTTGGATCGTTATACCTTTGGGGTTGCAGGTGCAGTCGGATTGTTACTATCGGACTTATGGACATGGTACGATGGAACGCAAACTAACCGTACTCAGGCGATCGGGTTTGGGCGGGGTTTACAAGCAGTTAATATCCTGCGTAACCATACTGAAGATTTAGGGCGTGGGGTAGACTTTTTTCCAGAGGGTTGGAGTGCAGAAAATATGCAAGAGTATGCCCGGCGCAATCTAGCCCTGGCAGAAGTTTATACCAAAAACCTTCCTACTGGCCCAGCCTTAGATTTTTGCCAAATTCCCTTAACCTTGGCTAATGGCACTCTTGATGCCCTTGCTAGTGGTAAAGAGAAACTTAGTCGCAGTGATGTTTTTGCACTTCTCGAACAACTGATTAGTGTAAACATGAAAGCCAGCTAATAGTTTCGTAACGACTAATGGAGTTAAATTGCCTCCAAACTTGGGCATCTAAAATTATACAGCGATTTTCTGTAAGGGAGTTAGTGTGGGCTTATATCAGGTTCGGTTAAGCGAACAGCGTTTGGTAAAGAAGGGGTTTTCCGCAAGGTAACCCAACATTTTATCCTTGTTGATGTTGGGTTTGACTGCCCTGTTCTAAAGGGATCTTGCTAAAACCCAACCAACCTACATTGATAGATTTCATTATAAGTTATCATCCGAACTTGATATTTATTATCCCTTGGTACTAGCCTCTCCCTTTCGGAGATGGGGAGATACCCGTTGTAGGTGTAGGTCGATAGCGCGGCGCTAATGCTCCGCTATCAGCCCAAACCGCTACTCCGACTTCGCTCCAAAAGTAATTTAGATATAGGACTCATATTTGATTTTTGAACAGAACTCAGTACACTTTTATTCCTTCTTCCCAGTCCCCAGTCCCCAATCCCCAGTCCCTTACTTCTACAAGTGATTCAAAAATCAAATCGGATTGCTATATTACCTAACGTTTTAAGTATAATAAATTTTTTATTTCATAACTAAATTACGTAATATTAGCTAAACTTTAAAAAATCTTCAAAGCATTTCCAGCAAAAATTACCTGGCAAGAGTTGATTAATATCTAAATAATTGAAAGAGAGTATAACAACTCACCGTGATTCTTCGTGCAGCGAGTTGACAGTGCATGAGCTACTGCTTAAATCCTATCTGTCCCAATCCAGAAAATTTGGTATATAGCCAAAGGTGCCAGTCTTGTGGCTCGCAACTACTGTTGCGCGATCGCTATCAGGTGATCAAACCATTAGGTCAAGGTGGCTTTGGAGCAACCTTCTTAGCCAACGATCAAGGCTTACCAGGAGAACCGAGTTGCGTAATCAAACAATTACGCCCATCAGGAAGCGCTCCACACGTTTTACAGATGGCCAGAGAACTCTTTGAACGAGAAGCCAAAACTTTAGGTAAGATTGGCAATCATCCCCAAGTACCGAGACTGTTAGACTATTTTGAAAATCATGAACAATTCTACTTAGTTCAAGAATACATCAGTGGTGATACCTTACAGGAAGAGATCAAACTTAACGGTATCTTAAGCGAAACTGGAGTCAAGCAATTTTTGAGCGAAATTCTGCCACTATTGCAATACATCCACGATCAAAAGGTGATCCACCGTGATATTAAGCCAGCCAACTTAATTCGCCGCACTCAAGATGCCAGAATGGTACTAATCGACTTTGGCGCTGTCAAAAACCAAATTAGCCAAGGTGCGGTAAATCAATCAGGACAGACAGCATTAACAGCTTATGCCATTGGCACTCCTGGTTTTGCACCTCCAGAGCAAATGGCTATGCGTCCAGTCTACGCCAGTGATATATATGCACTGGGGGTGACATGCATTTATTTGCTGACTAGCAAAACTCCTAAAGATTTAGATTATAATCCCAACACTGGCGAGATAATGTGGGAGCAACTTGTGCAAGTGAGTGACCACTTGGGCAATGTATTGCGAAAAATGTTGGAGGTGTCTGTACGTAATCGCTATCAGTCAGCAACAGAAGTTCTCAGAGCATTGGAAATAGAACCATATTTAGAAAGTTTAGCAAAGGGTTTATTAATTAAATCAGATACTGGGTCTAAAGATCGAACACACAGCCATCTGGAAAATTCTGCTGTTTTATGTAACAACTCTTCTGCTACTAGTACAGGAGTGGCACAAGTAGCGGCAGCAATTCGCGCTAGACGAGCCAAGGCAGCAGCCGAAGCAGGTGGATTACACCAGGGTTCTGGGATGGCGAAATCAACGACTTTTGTTAACAGCAATAGTAATAGTTCACAAGTTAAAACTTCTAAAGTTGAGCGTAAATTAGATACTCAAGGTTTATTAACTGCTTATCAGAAAGGAAGACGAGATTTTGCTCTACACAATTTAAGTTTGCTGAATCTGCAAGGTGCTGACTTATCCCAAACAAATTT from Nostoc commune NIES-4072 includes:
- a CDS encoding FAD-dependent oxidoreductase, which translates into the protein MQNDSGKTISIWMTTAEIPEQPVLTENTHADVCIVGAGIAGMSTAYMLIRAGKSVVVLDDGPIGGGQTARTTAHVSNVLSYRYYELEQMHGKEGAKLVAQSHTTAINTIEAIATQENINCDFERLDGYLFPPDLKSIDEIQHELEAAHRVGLTNVEMVKKAPLTSFDTGVCLRFPQQGQFDPLKYLAGLTEAIERRGGRIYTGTHVEKIQGGLPARVETSSGKVVTADAVVVATNSPISNLATMHFKQAPYITFVIGAKVPRGSVPKALYWDTLDPYHYVRLQSIDEQYDVLIVGGEDHKTGQADDADARYTRLQTWTRERFPMAQEVLFRWSGQVMNSDDGIAYIGKNPFDKENVYIVTGDTGIGMTHGAIAGILLTDLILGRNNSWAELYDPSRVKIGGVGDFISENLNVAAQYLKWVTPGDVDSVEKVAPGTGAVVLSGLTKVAAYRDENGTLHEHSAICTHLNCIVAWNSSEKTWDCPCHGSRFDTQGKVINGPAINGLTPVENK
- a CDS encoding serine/threonine-protein kinase; translated protein: MSYCLNPICPNPENLVYSQRCQSCGSQLLLRDRYQVIKPLGQGGFGATFLANDQGLPGEPSCVIKQLRPSGSAPHVLQMARELFEREAKTLGKIGNHPQVPRLLDYFENHEQFYLVQEYISGDTLQEEIKLNGILSETGVKQFLSEILPLLQYIHDQKVIHRDIKPANLIRRTQDARMVLIDFGAVKNQISQGAVNQSGQTALTAYAIGTPGFAPPEQMAMRPVYASDIYALGVTCIYLLTSKTPKDLDYNPNTGEIMWEQLVQVSDHLGNVLRKMLEVSVRNRYQSATEVLRALEIEPYLESLAKGLLIKSDTGSKDRTHSHLENSAVLCNNSSATSTGVAQVAAAIRARRAKAAAEAGGLHQGSGMAKSTTFVNSNSNSSQVKTSKVERKLDTQGLLTAYQKGRRDFALHNLSLLNLQGADLSQTNFHSTQLQKTNLQGANLHNSDFGRASLTRANLKDANLSKAYFNHADLQGADLRGADLSNACLSNANLQGANLCGANLTNAKISDEQLALAKTNWMTIRPNGKRGLL
- a CDS encoding squalene/phytoene synthase family protein, whose protein sequence is MNLRRDALQILKETSRTFYIPISLLPPELQEAVASAYLCMRAIDEIEDHPELDNATKAKLLRTISLTLQAGVDGFPVDAFFAGFSGYENTLEEVTVRIREWSILAPETIAPRIWDATAAMADRMAYWAERNWKIYTESDLDRYTFGVAGAVGLLLSDLWTWYDGTQTNRTQAIGFGRGLQAVNILRNHTEDLGRGVDFFPEGWSAENMQEYARRNLALAEVYTKNLPTGPALDFCQIPLTLANGTLDALASGKEKLSRSDVFALLEQLISVNMKAS
- a CDS encoding glycoside hydrolase family 31 protein produces the protein MPQYFGKLPTTNQPWTTVSNIKAVTSDNNIINFDCGDSRLTISVLAPNLLRVRFAPTGEFMPRRSWAVTLDDAEWATTPFTVQENEATVEIETAQIRVCIQREKCRIVCFDKANRPFAQDAEMGIGWRMGAVAGWKEIVADEHFYGFGERTGFLDKLSEVKTNWTTDALDYDALTDEMYQAIPFFMALRPELGYGIFFNTTFWSQFDIGAEQPGIWKMETRGGELDYYIIYGPEPAKILETYTQLTGRMPLPPKWALGYHQCRWSYESETVVRELAQEFRQRRIPCDVIHLDIDYMRGFRVFTWSPQRFSNPAKLISDLAQDGFKTVTIIDPGVKYEPEGNYHVFDQGLENDYFVRKPDGELFHGYVWPDKAVFPDFLRPDVSNWWADLHKSLTDVGVAGIWNDMNEPAINDRPFGDDGEKIWFPLDAPQGGDEGAGKEEENQSKIDVTHTEVHNLYGLMMAKACYEGLERHRGSERSFVLTRSGYAGVQRWSSVWMGDNQSLWEHLEMSLPMLCNMGLSGVGFVGCDIGGFAGNATAELFARWMQVGMLYPLMRGHSAMSTARHEPWVFGDRVENICREYINLRYQLLPYIYSLFWEAATTGAPILRPLLYHFPNDLKTYSLYDQVLLGASLMAAPIYRPGVEHRAVYLPAGTWYDWWSGDRYEGPIHILAHAPLERMPLYVRGGAIVPMQPVKQYVDQAPLDEIRLRIWPGNNEYQLFEDDGQTNEYQDKKFSLSTISVFAESNQTVVEIGARVGEWTPPLREVIVELVGVGEQRFQDDGKRHSLQF